The DNA window ACGGCGCGCGGAGGTCGCGGCCGTCTCCGCGCGGCCGGGCGATTCCTGGTTGATGAGTTTGGCAATGGCGTTTTTGATCATGTTTGTGTGCGCTTAACTCCAAATTTAGGACCACGGGCTTCAGTGGAATCTCCGCAGGGGAATTTTAAGCGAATTTTAAGACTCCACTTAGTTTCTTTTAAGGGAGGCAGGGTATGTTGGGGCTAAACCAATGGAGGTATCCCGTGCTTGATTTAACTCATATTCATCCGATGATTGTCCATTTCCCGATTGCGTTACTGTTGGTCGGCTTCATGAGCGATTTGATCGGGTTGGTGACCAGGAGGGCGTTTTTCAACCATTGCGGATTTTATCTGCTGATTCTCGGAACCGTAGGCGTGGTCGCTGCTTATCTTTCCGGAGAGTATGCCGGTGACGGCATGCCGGAAGCCGGAGCGATGGGACAGGCGCTGGAGTTGCATGAATCGGCAGCGGAGCTTACGCTGTGGCTGGTGTCGGGAACAGCGCTCGTCCGGATTGCAGCGGTGCTCCTGAAAAAATATAAAGGTGTCGTGAAGGCGGTGGCCCTGCTGCTTTTCCTGGTCGGCGTGCTTTCGGTCGCCCGAACCGGATATTATGGCGGCGAGCTTGTGTTTAAGCATGCAGCCGGTGTACAGCTCGATCTGGGGATTGATTTCGGCGCACTGGGCGGTGATGATGTCGATTGATACACAACAAACCAAGCAGGAGAACCTGTGCGTATTTTAATTGTTGAGGATGAAAAAGGCATACTGAACTTCCTGAAGGAAGGGCTTCAGGAGGAGAATTTTGCCGTGGATGCCGCATCGGACGGGGATGAGGGGCTGGAGCTGGCTCTGACCAACGATTACGATATGGTTCTTCTGGATTGGATGGTTCCGGGGGTCAGCGGTATCGAAATCTGCCGGCAGATGCGCCAGCGGGAAATCTCGGCACCGATTATTTTCCTGACCGCCAAGGACACCGTCAGGGATGCCGTTTTCGGGCTGGAGGCAGGTGCCAACGACTATATCAGGAAACCGTTTGAGTTTGAGGAGCTGCTCGCGAGGATCCGGGTGCAGCTTCGTGAACACGGAGGCGAGCACGCGCGGCTGGAGCTGGGCAGCATCCAGATGAACCTCGATACGCACCAGGTGTTTAAAGACGAAACCGAAATCAAGCTGACTCAGAAGGAGTTCGCCCTGCTGGAGTTTCTGATTCGCAACAAGGGCAAGGTGTGCAGCCGAACACGCATCATCGAACACGTATGGGATATTCATTTCGACTCCGATACCTCTGTGATCGATGTCTACATCAACTTCCTGCGCAAGAAACTCGATACCGGCGATGGGAAAAACCACATCGGAACGATCCGGGGGGTGGGCTATATTGCGCGTGAAGAATAGCATGAGCCTGAGAAACCGGATTGCGTTTTACTTTGTGGCGGTGACGGCGCTGTCAACGGCCATTCTTTTTCTGGTGATCTACGGTATTGTCCATAACACCGTCTACACGCACCTCAACAAGGATCTTGAGGCCGAATGTGCCGAGGTGGCAAACAGTATCGTCTATATCGAAGATGAACTGATCTTTGCCAATACCTTTGAATGGAGCGAGCAGGAGCATGCGCAGATCGAAGTCAACCCCACCTTCATACAGGTGGTGGATCCTTCGGGAAAAAATCTGCGGAAAACCGTTAACCTGAGAAATAACAATCTTGAATTCCACCCGCATGCGACGCGAAAGGCGTTCTATGATTTACTCGTTGCCGGGGCGTCTGTGCGGCAGATCCAGGCTCCGTTGCGGCCGGACAACGGTCCGATTCAGGGCTACCTGATTGTTGCCATTCCGTTTGAGGAGTCGGCGAGGGTGCTGTCGAATCTCAGGTATATCCTGTTGATCTCGTTCCCGACGGTGCTGCTGTTTCTGTTTGCCGTATCGCGGATGATTGCCGGTCGGATCATCTCCCCGGTGAACACGGTCATCGCTACCGCCGATCTGATCACCCGCGAAAATATGAATGAACGGATTCCCGTTCCTCCGCGAAAGGACGAGCTTTATAAGCTGTCCGAAACGATCAACCGTTTGCTGGACCGGTTGCAGGAGGCGGTCGTACGCGAGAAACAGTTCACGGCTGATGCCTCGCATGAACTGCGCAATCCCATTTCGGTCATCCGGGGGACGTTGGAGGTTTTGATCCGCAAGCAGCGGGAACCTGGACACTATGAGGAAAAAATCGAATATGTGATAGGCGAGGTGGATCGGATGGCTGCGCTGGTTGAGCAGCTGCTTACGCTGGCCCGTTCCGAAAACGGCCTGCGCCCGATGATGGGGCCGGTTGATTTAAAACTGAGCACTGAAACCGCATTGGGCCATTTCCGGGAATCCATCGCCGAAAAAAACATTTCCGTGAAATGCGGCTTCCATGGTTCCGATATCATCAATGCGGATGCCGCGATGACCGGCATTATCCTCGAAAACCTGATCTCGAATGCGGTCAAATAC is part of the Pontiella agarivorans genome and encodes:
- a CDS encoding sensor histidine kinase; this translates as MSLRNRIAFYFVAVTALSTAILFLVIYGIVHNTVYTHLNKDLEAECAEVANSIVYIEDELIFANTFEWSEQEHAQIEVNPTFIQVVDPSGKNLRKTVNLRNNNLEFHPHATRKAFYDLLVAGASVRQIQAPLRPDNGPIQGYLIVAIPFEESARVLSNLRYILLISFPTVLLFLFAVSRMIAGRIISPVNTVIATADLITRENMNERIPVPPRKDELYKLSETINRLLDRLQEAVVREKQFTADASHELRNPISVIRGTLEVLIRKQREPGHYEEKIEYVIGEVDRMAALVEQLLTLARSENGLRPMMGPVDLKLSTETALGHFRESIAEKNISVKCGFHGSDIINADAAMTGIILENLISNAVKYSCRNGIIQVQTIRGGNHIELSVTNFGHGIPQPQLNRVFDRFYRIDECRSSHLPGTGLGLAIVRRLVDLQDFSISADSSPEHGTTFRIGFPAA
- a CDS encoding DUF2231 domain-containing protein, with the translated sequence MLDLTHIHPMIVHFPIALLLVGFMSDLIGLVTRRAFFNHCGFYLLILGTVGVVAAYLSGEYAGDGMPEAGAMGQALELHESAAELTLWLVSGTALVRIAAVLLKKYKGVVKAVALLLFLVGVLSVARTGYYGGELVFKHAAGVQLDLGIDFGALGGDDVD
- a CDS encoding response regulator transcription factor; the protein is MRILIVEDEKGILNFLKEGLQEENFAVDAASDGDEGLELALTNDYDMVLLDWMVPGVSGIEICRQMRQREISAPIIFLTAKDTVRDAVFGLEAGANDYIRKPFEFEELLARIRVQLREHGGEHARLELGSIQMNLDTHQVFKDETEIKLTQKEFALLEFLIRNKGKVCSRTRIIEHVWDIHFDSDTSVIDVYINFLRKKLDTGDGKNHIGTIRGVGYIAREE